In the genome of Mycobacterium kansasii ATCC 12478, one region contains:
- a CDS encoding alpha/beta hydrolase produces the protein MPNSAREFVGLPSPTAGRAGAGGHPCQGLYHHVAGTKPTVAMIATHYQIDFSEHYLAEYMATRGVAFLGWNTRFRGFESNFLLDHALVDIGVGVRWLREVKDVETVILLGNSGGGSLMAAYQSQAVDPNVTPLDGMRPAAGVTELPTADGYVATAAHPGRPDVLTAWMDAAVVDENDPVATDPHLDLFNRDHGPPYSPEFLVRYRAAQVARNERITEWAQAELKRIRAAGFSDRPFAVMRTWADPRMVDATIEPTKRQPNSCYAGTPLKANRSAHGIAAACTLRNWLGMWSLREAQTRAEPHLARITCPALVINADADTGVFPSDAQRIYDALAGTDKTRTSIDTDHYFTTPGARDEQADTIANWIADRWR, from the coding sequence TTGCCAAATTCAGCACGCGAATTCGTCGGACTGCCGTCGCCGACCGCCGGACGCGCCGGTGCTGGCGGACACCCGTGCCAGGGCCTCTACCACCACGTCGCCGGAACCAAACCTACGGTGGCGATGATCGCCACCCACTACCAGATCGACTTCTCCGAGCACTACCTCGCCGAGTACATGGCCACCCGAGGCGTCGCATTTCTGGGCTGGAACACCAGGTTTCGCGGTTTCGAAAGCAATTTTCTGCTCGACCACGCACTGGTCGACATCGGCGTCGGGGTGCGCTGGCTGCGCGAGGTCAAGGACGTGGAAACGGTGATATTACTGGGTAATTCGGGGGGAGGTTCGCTGATGGCCGCCTATCAGTCACAGGCCGTCGACCCGAACGTCACACCGCTGGACGGTATGCGCCCGGCGGCCGGGGTGACCGAGTTGCCCACTGCCGACGGCTACGTCGCCACCGCCGCCCACCCCGGCCGCCCTGATGTGCTCACCGCCTGGATGGACGCCGCCGTCGTCGACGAAAATGACCCGGTGGCAACCGATCCCCATCTGGACCTGTTCAACAGGGACCACGGACCGCCCTACTCCCCCGAGTTTCTCGTCCGATATCGCGCCGCTCAGGTAGCGCGCAACGAGCGCATTACCGAATGGGCGCAAGCCGAGCTGAAACGGATACGCGCCGCAGGTTTTTCGGATCGGCCGTTTGCCGTGATGCGAACCTGGGCCGACCCCCGTATGGTCGACGCCACCATCGAACCGACCAAACGTCAGCCAAACTCGTGCTACGCGGGCACGCCCCTGAAAGCCAACCGCTCCGCGCACGGCATCGCCGCGGCCTGCACACTGCGCAACTGGCTGGGCATGTGGAGTCTGCGGGAGGCCCAGACCCGGGCCGAGCCGCACTTGGCCCGCATCACCTGCCCGGCGCTGGTGATCAACGCCGACGCCGACACCGGAGTTTTTCCCTCAGACGCCCAACGCATCTACGACGCGCTCGCCGGCACCGACAAGACCCGGACCTCGATCGACACCGACCACTACTTCACCACACCGGGTGCGCGCGACGAGCAGGCCGACACCATCGCCAACTGGATCGCCGACCGGTGGCGCTGA
- a CDS encoding TetR/AcrR family transcriptional regulator, producing MSVFPTHRGRRTHAAIDTAARTVIARKGILATTVADIAAEAGRSTASFYNYYDSKEAMVRQWALGFRDEANERAQSVTRHGLSNRERAYEAAAAHWQTYRNRLAEMISVSQLAMVNDDFAQYWSEICAIPLSFITETVQRAQSQGFCPDDDPQLVAEAIVAMFNQFCYLQLSGARAREPDDQACIRTLANIYYRAIYGEEVH from the coding sequence GTGTCCGTGTTTCCGACGCACCGCGGCCGGCGGACCCACGCGGCGATCGACACGGCCGCTCGAACGGTTATCGCGCGCAAGGGAATCCTGGCCACGACCGTCGCCGACATTGCCGCCGAGGCCGGCCGATCGACAGCATCCTTCTACAACTACTACGACTCCAAGGAAGCCATGGTGCGTCAGTGGGCACTGGGCTTCCGCGACGAAGCCAACGAGCGGGCCCAGTCCGTGACCCGGCATGGCCTGTCCAACCGTGAGCGCGCATACGAGGCTGCGGCCGCGCACTGGCAGACCTACCGCAACCGCCTCGCGGAGATGATCAGCGTGTCACAGCTGGCGATGGTCAACGACGACTTCGCGCAATACTGGTCCGAGATATGCGCGATACCACTCTCTTTCATCACCGAAACGGTCCAGCGCGCCCAGTCGCAAGGGTTTTGCCCCGACGACGACCCCCAGCTTGTCGCCGAGGCGATCGTGGCCATGTTCAACCAGTTCTGCTACCTCCAGCTCAGCGGTGCCCGTGCCAGAGAACCCGACGACCAGGCCTGCATTCGTACCCTGGCCAACATCTACTACCGGGCCATTTATGGCGAGGAGGTTCACTGA